In one Phyllostomus discolor isolate MPI-MPIP mPhyDis1 chromosome 8, mPhyDis1.pri.v3, whole genome shotgun sequence genomic region, the following are encoded:
- the COG1 gene encoding conserved oligomeric Golgi complex subunit 1 isoform X2, with protein MAATATSSALKRLDLRDPTALFETHGTEEIRGLERQVRAEIEHKKEELRQMVGERYRDLIEAADTIGQMRRCAEGLVDAVQATDQYCARLRQAGSATTRPPRDPQPQPSQQKFYSMAAQIKLLLEIPEKIWSAMEASQYLHATQLYLLCCHLHSLLQLDSSGSRYSPVLSRFPILIRQVAAASHFRSTILHESKMLLKCQAVSDQAVAEALCSIMLLEESSPRQALTDFLLARKAAIQKLLNQPHHGAGIKAQICSIVELLATTLNQAHALFYTLPEGLLPDPSLPCGLLFSTLETITGQHPTEKGIGVLQEEMKLCSWFKHLPASIVEFQPALRTLAHPISQEYLTDTLQKWIHMCNEDIKNGITNLLMFVKSMKGLAGIRDAVWELLTNESTNHSWDVVCRRLLEKPFLFWEDLMQQLFLDRLQTLTKEGFDSISTSSRELLISALQELESSTGKSTSNKHIHFEHNMALFLWSESPSDLPSDAAWVNVANRDQFASSGLSMKAQAVSPCVQNFCAALDSKLKVKLDDLLAYLPSDDSSLSKEVSPIQAKSCAFDRYADAETVQEMLRIHSVACIKHIMDCIRAELQSIEEVVQGQQDALSGVKLHAALFMARLCQSLGELCPHLKQCILGKSGSSEKPARDSKALKKQGKGKAQKVLPTQAQWQEVKELLLQQSVMGYRVWSSAVVKVLAHGFAQALLLDDAGSVLAMATNWDELEIQEEAESGSSITSKIRLPIQPSWYVQSFLFSLCQEINRVGGHALPKVTLQEMLKSCMVQVVAAYEKLSGENQMKGIHLQKEGAFPMTQNRALQLLYDLRYLNIVLAAKGEEVKSGRSKQDSRTEKVTDYLEALIDPFDLDVFTPHLNSNLNRLVQRTSVLFGLVTGTENQFTPRSSTFNSQEPHNILPLASSQIRFGLLPLSMTSTRKAKSTSRSIESKAQVVPPALSRADDPAHPGSLFRQLVSEEEDSSTPSLFKLGWLSSMTK; from the exons ATGGCGGCCACCGCCACCTCCTCCGCGCTGAAGCGGCTGGATCTGCGCGACCCCACGGCGCTTTTCGAGACACACGGAACAGAAGAGATCCGAGGGCTGGAGCGCCAGGTCCGGGCCGAGATTGAGCACAAGAAAGAGGAGCTGCGGCAGATGGTGGGCGAGCGGTACCGCGATCTGATCGAGGCGGCCGACACCATCGGCCAGATGCGCCGCTGCGCGGAGGGGCTGGTGGACGCCGTGCAGGCCACCGACCAGTACTGCGCTCGTCTCCGCCAAGCGGGCTCGGCTACGACCCGGCCGCCGCGAGACCCGCAG CCACAGCCATCCCAGCAGAAGTTCTACAGCATGGCTGCCCAGATCAAACTCCTCTTAGAAATCCCTGAGAAGATCTGGAGCGCGATGGAGGCCTCTCAGTATCTCCACGCCACACAGCTCTACCTGCTCTGCTGCCACCTGCACAGCCTGCTCCAGTTGGATTCTTCTGGCTCCCGATACAGCCCCGTCCTCTCCCGATTCCCCATACTCATCCGGCAGGTGGCAGCAGCCAGCCACTTCCG GTCAACCATTCTGCATGAAAGCAAGATGCTGCTCAAATGCCAAGCCGTGTCGGACCAAGCTGTAGCTGAGGCCCTGTGCTCTATAATGCTCTTAGAAGAGAGTTCTCCTCGCCAAGCCCTGACAGACTTCCTGTTGGCCAGAAAGGCAGCTATTCAGAAACTTCTCAACCAGCCGCACCATG GTGCTGGCATCAAGGCTCAGATTTGCTCGATAGTGGAGTTGCTGGCCACCACTTTGAACCAAGCTCATGCTCTTTTCTACACTTTACCAGAAGGTCTGCTGCCAGATCCCTCCCTGCCATGTGGCTTGCTCTTCTCAACTCTAGAGACCATCACAGGGCAGCATCCTACCG AAAAGGGCATTGGTGTTCTACAAGAAGAGATGAAGCTCTGCAGCTGGTTCAAACACCTGCCAGCATCCATTGTGGAGTTCCAGCCGGCTCTCCGGACCCTCGCACATCCCATCAGCCAGGAGTACCTGACAGACACGCTGCAGAAATGGATCCACAT GtgcaatgaagacattaaaaacGGAATCACCAACCTCCTTATGTTCGTGAAGAGCATGAAAGGCCTGGCAGGCATCCGGGATGCCGTGTGGGAATTACTTACCAACGAGTCCACCAATCACAGCTGGGATGTGGTATGCCGGCGGCTTCTGGAGAAGCCATTCTTGTTCTGGGAGGATTTGATGCAGCAGCTGTTCCTTGACCGATTACAG ACATTGACAAAAGAGGGCTTTGACTCCATCTCCACTAGCTCCAGAGAGCTCCTCATTTCCGCTCTGCAGGAGCTTGAGAGCAGCACCGGCAAGTCCACTTCAAACAAGCACATCCACTTTGAGCATAACATGGCTCTCTTCCTCTGGTCCGAGAGTCCCAGTGACCTGCCTTCCGATGCTGCCTGGGTCAACGTGGCAAACCGGGATCAGTTTGCTAGCAGTGGGCTCTCCATGAAAGCTCAAGCTGTCAGCCCTTGTGTCCAGAACTTCTGTGCTGCCCTAGATTCTAAACTGAAGGTTAAATTGGATGATCTCCTTGCTTACCTTCCCTCCGATGACTCGTCACTGTCCAAGGAGGTCTCCCCCATACAAGCCAAGAGCTGTGCCTTTGACAGGTATGCGGATGCTGAAACTGTGCAGGAGATGCTCCGGATTCACTCGGTGGCCTGCATCAAGCACATCATGGACTGCATCCGGGCAGAGCTGCAGAGCATCGAAGAAGTTGTGCAAGGCCAGCAGGATGCCCTCAGCGGGGTCAAGCTGCATGCAGCCCTTTTCATGGCGAGACTCTGCCAgtcactgggagaactgtgtccTCACCTGAAGCAGTGCATCTTGGGAAAATCTGGGAGCTCTGAAAAACCAGCAAGAGATTCTAAGGCTCTGAAAAAACAGGGGAAGGGGAAAGCGCAGAAAGTCCTGCCTACACAGGCCCAGTGGCAGGAGGTTAAGGAACTCCTCCTGCAGCAGAGTGTGATGGGCTACCGGGTCTGGAGCTCAGCAGTCGTGAAG GTTTTGGCTCATGGCTTCGCCCAGGCACTGCTTTTAGATGATGCTGGCTCAGTCCTGGCCATGGCTACCAACTGGGATGAACTAGAAATTCAGGAGGAAGCAGAGTCTGGCAGCAGCATCACATCCAAGATCAGACTCCCTATCCAG CCGTCCTGGTATGTACAGTCCTTCCTGTTCAGCTTGTGCCAGGAAATTAATCGGGTTGGAGGCCATGCCCTGCCCAAGGTGAcgctgcaagagatgctgaaaagCTGTATGGTTCAAGTAGTAGCTGCCTATGAGAAACTCTCTGGAGAAAACCAGATGAAG GGAATTCATTTGCAGAAAGAAGGTGCATTTCCAATGACCCAGAATCGGGCACTGCAGCTGCTTTATGATCTGCGTTATCTCAACATTGTTCTGGCAGCCAAGGGTGAAGAGGTGAAAAGTGGTCGCAGCAAACAGGACTCCAG AACCGAGAAAGTGACCGACTATTTGGAAGCACTCATCGACCCCTTTGACCTGGATGTTTTCACACCCCACCTCAACAGCAACCTGAATCGCCTGGTGCAGCGCACTTCC GTTCTCTTTGGACTGGTCACCGGGACAGAGAATCAGTTCACCCCCAGGAGCAGTACATTCAACTCCCAAGAACCCCATAACATACTGCCACTGGCATCAAGTCAGATCAG GTTTGGGCTTCTTCCACTGAGCATGACAAGCACTCGAAAGGCCAAATCCACCAGCAGAAGCATTGAATCAAAAGCCCAG GTCGTCCCCCCGGCACTCTCCCGAGCAGATGACCCGGCGCATCCTGGCTCCTTATTCAGACAGCTTGTCAGTGAGGAAGAAGACTCATCTACACCTTCATTATTCAAACTCGGTTGGCTCTCTAGTATGACTAAATAA
- the COG1 gene encoding conserved oligomeric Golgi complex subunit 1 isoform X3 encodes MAATATSSALKRLDLRDPTALFETHGTEEIRGLERQVRAEIEHKKEELRQMVGERYRDLIEAADTIGQMRRCAEGLVDAVQATDQYCARLRQAGSATTRPPRDPQPQPSQQKFYSMAAQIKLLLEIPEKIWSAMEASQYLHATQLYLLCCHLHSLLQLDSSGSRYSPVLSRFPILIRQVAAASHFRSTILHESKMLLKCQAVSDQAVAEALCSIMLLEESSPRQALTDFLLARKAAIQKLLNQPHHGAGIKAQICSIVELLATTLNQAHALFYTLPEGLLPDPSLPCGLLFSTLETITGQHPTEKGIGVLQEEMKLCSWFKHLPASIVEFQPALRTLAHPISQEYLTDTLQKWIHMCNEDIKNGITNLLMFVKSMKGLAGIRDAVWELLTNESTNHSWDVVCRRLLEKPFLFWEDLMQQLFLDRLQTLTKEGFDSISTSSRELLISALQELESSTGKSTSNKHIHFEHNMALFLWSESPSDLPSDAAWVNVANRDQFASSGLSMKAQAVSPCVQNFCAALDSKLKVKLDDLLAYLPSDDSSLSKEVSPIQAKSCAFDRYADAETVQEMLRIHSVACIKHIMDCIRAELQSIEEVVQGQQDALSGVKLHAALFMARLCQSLGELCPHLKQCILGKSGSSEKPARDSKALKKQGKGKAQKVLPTQAQWQEVKELLLQQSVMGYRVWSSAVVKVLAHGFAQALLLDDAGSVLAMATNWDELEIQEEAESGSSITSKIRLPIQPSWYVQSFLFSLCQEINRVGGHALPKVTLQEMLKSCMVQVVAAYEKLSGENQMKKEGAFPMTQNRALQLLYDLRYLNIVLAAKGEEVKSGRSKQDSRTEKVTDYLEALIDPFDLDVFTPHLNSNLNRLVQRTSVLFGLVTGTENQFTPRSSTFNSQEPHNILPLASSQIRFGLLPLSMTSTRKAKSTSRSIESKAQVVPPALSRADDPAHPGSLFRQLVSEEEDSSTPSLFKLGWLSSMTK; translated from the exons ATGGCGGCCACCGCCACCTCCTCCGCGCTGAAGCGGCTGGATCTGCGCGACCCCACGGCGCTTTTCGAGACACACGGAACAGAAGAGATCCGAGGGCTGGAGCGCCAGGTCCGGGCCGAGATTGAGCACAAGAAAGAGGAGCTGCGGCAGATGGTGGGCGAGCGGTACCGCGATCTGATCGAGGCGGCCGACACCATCGGCCAGATGCGCCGCTGCGCGGAGGGGCTGGTGGACGCCGTGCAGGCCACCGACCAGTACTGCGCTCGTCTCCGCCAAGCGGGCTCGGCTACGACCCGGCCGCCGCGAGACCCGCAG CCACAGCCATCCCAGCAGAAGTTCTACAGCATGGCTGCCCAGATCAAACTCCTCTTAGAAATCCCTGAGAAGATCTGGAGCGCGATGGAGGCCTCTCAGTATCTCCACGCCACACAGCTCTACCTGCTCTGCTGCCACCTGCACAGCCTGCTCCAGTTGGATTCTTCTGGCTCCCGATACAGCCCCGTCCTCTCCCGATTCCCCATACTCATCCGGCAGGTGGCAGCAGCCAGCCACTTCCG GTCAACCATTCTGCATGAAAGCAAGATGCTGCTCAAATGCCAAGCCGTGTCGGACCAAGCTGTAGCTGAGGCCCTGTGCTCTATAATGCTCTTAGAAGAGAGTTCTCCTCGCCAAGCCCTGACAGACTTCCTGTTGGCCAGAAAGGCAGCTATTCAGAAACTTCTCAACCAGCCGCACCATG GTGCTGGCATCAAGGCTCAGATTTGCTCGATAGTGGAGTTGCTGGCCACCACTTTGAACCAAGCTCATGCTCTTTTCTACACTTTACCAGAAGGTCTGCTGCCAGATCCCTCCCTGCCATGTGGCTTGCTCTTCTCAACTCTAGAGACCATCACAGGGCAGCATCCTACCG AAAAGGGCATTGGTGTTCTACAAGAAGAGATGAAGCTCTGCAGCTGGTTCAAACACCTGCCAGCATCCATTGTGGAGTTCCAGCCGGCTCTCCGGACCCTCGCACATCCCATCAGCCAGGAGTACCTGACAGACACGCTGCAGAAATGGATCCACAT GtgcaatgaagacattaaaaacGGAATCACCAACCTCCTTATGTTCGTGAAGAGCATGAAAGGCCTGGCAGGCATCCGGGATGCCGTGTGGGAATTACTTACCAACGAGTCCACCAATCACAGCTGGGATGTGGTATGCCGGCGGCTTCTGGAGAAGCCATTCTTGTTCTGGGAGGATTTGATGCAGCAGCTGTTCCTTGACCGATTACAG ACATTGACAAAAGAGGGCTTTGACTCCATCTCCACTAGCTCCAGAGAGCTCCTCATTTCCGCTCTGCAGGAGCTTGAGAGCAGCACCGGCAAGTCCACTTCAAACAAGCACATCCACTTTGAGCATAACATGGCTCTCTTCCTCTGGTCCGAGAGTCCCAGTGACCTGCCTTCCGATGCTGCCTGGGTCAACGTGGCAAACCGGGATCAGTTTGCTAGCAGTGGGCTCTCCATGAAAGCTCAAGCTGTCAGCCCTTGTGTCCAGAACTTCTGTGCTGCCCTAGATTCTAAACTGAAGGTTAAATTGGATGATCTCCTTGCTTACCTTCCCTCCGATGACTCGTCACTGTCCAAGGAGGTCTCCCCCATACAAGCCAAGAGCTGTGCCTTTGACAGGTATGCGGATGCTGAAACTGTGCAGGAGATGCTCCGGATTCACTCGGTGGCCTGCATCAAGCACATCATGGACTGCATCCGGGCAGAGCTGCAGAGCATCGAAGAAGTTGTGCAAGGCCAGCAGGATGCCCTCAGCGGGGTCAAGCTGCATGCAGCCCTTTTCATGGCGAGACTCTGCCAgtcactgggagaactgtgtccTCACCTGAAGCAGTGCATCTTGGGAAAATCTGGGAGCTCTGAAAAACCAGCAAGAGATTCTAAGGCTCTGAAAAAACAGGGGAAGGGGAAAGCGCAGAAAGTCCTGCCTACACAGGCCCAGTGGCAGGAGGTTAAGGAACTCCTCCTGCAGCAGAGTGTGATGGGCTACCGGGTCTGGAGCTCAGCAGTCGTGAAG GTTTTGGCTCATGGCTTCGCCCAGGCACTGCTTTTAGATGATGCTGGCTCAGTCCTGGCCATGGCTACCAACTGGGATGAACTAGAAATTCAGGAGGAAGCAGAGTCTGGCAGCAGCATCACATCCAAGATCAGACTCCCTATCCAG CCGTCCTGGTATGTACAGTCCTTCCTGTTCAGCTTGTGCCAGGAAATTAATCGGGTTGGAGGCCATGCCCTGCCCAAGGTGAcgctgcaagagatgctgaaaagCTGTATGGTTCAAGTAGTAGCTGCCTATGAGAAACTCTCTGGAGAAAACCAGATGAAG AAAGAAGGTGCATTTCCAATGACCCAGAATCGGGCACTGCAGCTGCTTTATGATCTGCGTTATCTCAACATTGTTCTGGCAGCCAAGGGTGAAGAGGTGAAAAGTGGTCGCAGCAAACAGGACTCCAG AACCGAGAAAGTGACCGACTATTTGGAAGCACTCATCGACCCCTTTGACCTGGATGTTTTCACACCCCACCTCAACAGCAACCTGAATCGCCTGGTGCAGCGCACTTCC GTTCTCTTTGGACTGGTCACCGGGACAGAGAATCAGTTCACCCCCAGGAGCAGTACATTCAACTCCCAAGAACCCCATAACATACTGCCACTGGCATCAAGTCAGATCAG GTTTGGGCTTCTTCCACTGAGCATGACAAGCACTCGAAAGGCCAAATCCACCAGCAGAAGCATTGAATCAAAAGCCCAG GTCGTCCCCCCGGCACTCTCCCGAGCAGATGACCCGGCGCATCCTGGCTCCTTATTCAGACAGCTTGTCAGTGAGGAAGAAGACTCATCTACACCTTCATTATTCAAACTCGGTTGGCTCTCTAGTATGACTAAATAA
- the COG1 gene encoding conserved oligomeric Golgi complex subunit 1 isoform X1, whose protein sequence is MAATATSSALKRLDLRDPTALFETHGTEEIRGLERQVRAEIEHKKEELRQMVGERYRDLIEAADTIGQMRRCAEGLVDAVQATDQYCARLRQAGSATTRPPRDPQPQPSQQKFYSMAAQIKLLLEIPEKIWSAMEASQYLHATQLYLLCCHLHSLLQLDSSGSRYSPVLSRFPILIRQVAAASHFRSTILHESKMLLKCQAVSDQAVAEALCSIMLLEESSPRQALTDFLLARKAAIQKLLNQPHHGAGIKAQICSIVELLATTLNQAHALFYTLPEGLLPDPSLPCGLLFSTLETITGQHPTEKGIGVLQEEMKLCSWFKHLPASIVEFQPALRTLAHPISQEYLTDTLQKWIHMCNEDIKNGITNLLMFVKSMKGLAGIRDAVWELLTNESTNHSWDVVCRRLLEKPFLFWEDLMQQLFLDRLQTLTKEGFDSISTSSRELLISALQELESSTGKSTSNKHIHFEHNMALFLWSESPSDLPSDAAWVNVANRDQFASSGLSMKAQAVSPCVQNFCAALDSKLKVKLDDLLAYLPSDDSSLSKEVSPIQAKSCAFDRYADAETVQEMLRIHSVACIKHIMDCIRAELQSIEEVVQGQQDALSGVKLHAALFMARLCQSLGELCPHLKQCILGKSGSSEKPARDSKALKKQGKGKAQKVLPTQAQWQEVKELLLQQSVMGYRVWSSAVVKVLAHGFAQALLLDDAGSVLAMATNWDELEIQEEAESGSSITSKIRLPIQPSWYVQSFLFSLCQEINRVGGHALPKVTLQEMLKSCMVQVVAAYEKLSGENQMKGRGIHLQKEGAFPMTQNRALQLLYDLRYLNIVLAAKGEEVKSGRSKQDSRTEKVTDYLEALIDPFDLDVFTPHLNSNLNRLVQRTSVLFGLVTGTENQFTPRSSTFNSQEPHNILPLASSQIRFGLLPLSMTSTRKAKSTSRSIESKAQVVPPALSRADDPAHPGSLFRQLVSEEEDSSTPSLFKLGWLSSMTK, encoded by the exons ATGGCGGCCACCGCCACCTCCTCCGCGCTGAAGCGGCTGGATCTGCGCGACCCCACGGCGCTTTTCGAGACACACGGAACAGAAGAGATCCGAGGGCTGGAGCGCCAGGTCCGGGCCGAGATTGAGCACAAGAAAGAGGAGCTGCGGCAGATGGTGGGCGAGCGGTACCGCGATCTGATCGAGGCGGCCGACACCATCGGCCAGATGCGCCGCTGCGCGGAGGGGCTGGTGGACGCCGTGCAGGCCACCGACCAGTACTGCGCTCGTCTCCGCCAAGCGGGCTCGGCTACGACCCGGCCGCCGCGAGACCCGCAG CCACAGCCATCCCAGCAGAAGTTCTACAGCATGGCTGCCCAGATCAAACTCCTCTTAGAAATCCCTGAGAAGATCTGGAGCGCGATGGAGGCCTCTCAGTATCTCCACGCCACACAGCTCTACCTGCTCTGCTGCCACCTGCACAGCCTGCTCCAGTTGGATTCTTCTGGCTCCCGATACAGCCCCGTCCTCTCCCGATTCCCCATACTCATCCGGCAGGTGGCAGCAGCCAGCCACTTCCG GTCAACCATTCTGCATGAAAGCAAGATGCTGCTCAAATGCCAAGCCGTGTCGGACCAAGCTGTAGCTGAGGCCCTGTGCTCTATAATGCTCTTAGAAGAGAGTTCTCCTCGCCAAGCCCTGACAGACTTCCTGTTGGCCAGAAAGGCAGCTATTCAGAAACTTCTCAACCAGCCGCACCATG GTGCTGGCATCAAGGCTCAGATTTGCTCGATAGTGGAGTTGCTGGCCACCACTTTGAACCAAGCTCATGCTCTTTTCTACACTTTACCAGAAGGTCTGCTGCCAGATCCCTCCCTGCCATGTGGCTTGCTCTTCTCAACTCTAGAGACCATCACAGGGCAGCATCCTACCG AAAAGGGCATTGGTGTTCTACAAGAAGAGATGAAGCTCTGCAGCTGGTTCAAACACCTGCCAGCATCCATTGTGGAGTTCCAGCCGGCTCTCCGGACCCTCGCACATCCCATCAGCCAGGAGTACCTGACAGACACGCTGCAGAAATGGATCCACAT GtgcaatgaagacattaaaaacGGAATCACCAACCTCCTTATGTTCGTGAAGAGCATGAAAGGCCTGGCAGGCATCCGGGATGCCGTGTGGGAATTACTTACCAACGAGTCCACCAATCACAGCTGGGATGTGGTATGCCGGCGGCTTCTGGAGAAGCCATTCTTGTTCTGGGAGGATTTGATGCAGCAGCTGTTCCTTGACCGATTACAG ACATTGACAAAAGAGGGCTTTGACTCCATCTCCACTAGCTCCAGAGAGCTCCTCATTTCCGCTCTGCAGGAGCTTGAGAGCAGCACCGGCAAGTCCACTTCAAACAAGCACATCCACTTTGAGCATAACATGGCTCTCTTCCTCTGGTCCGAGAGTCCCAGTGACCTGCCTTCCGATGCTGCCTGGGTCAACGTGGCAAACCGGGATCAGTTTGCTAGCAGTGGGCTCTCCATGAAAGCTCAAGCTGTCAGCCCTTGTGTCCAGAACTTCTGTGCTGCCCTAGATTCTAAACTGAAGGTTAAATTGGATGATCTCCTTGCTTACCTTCCCTCCGATGACTCGTCACTGTCCAAGGAGGTCTCCCCCATACAAGCCAAGAGCTGTGCCTTTGACAGGTATGCGGATGCTGAAACTGTGCAGGAGATGCTCCGGATTCACTCGGTGGCCTGCATCAAGCACATCATGGACTGCATCCGGGCAGAGCTGCAGAGCATCGAAGAAGTTGTGCAAGGCCAGCAGGATGCCCTCAGCGGGGTCAAGCTGCATGCAGCCCTTTTCATGGCGAGACTCTGCCAgtcactgggagaactgtgtccTCACCTGAAGCAGTGCATCTTGGGAAAATCTGGGAGCTCTGAAAAACCAGCAAGAGATTCTAAGGCTCTGAAAAAACAGGGGAAGGGGAAAGCGCAGAAAGTCCTGCCTACACAGGCCCAGTGGCAGGAGGTTAAGGAACTCCTCCTGCAGCAGAGTGTGATGGGCTACCGGGTCTGGAGCTCAGCAGTCGTGAAG GTTTTGGCTCATGGCTTCGCCCAGGCACTGCTTTTAGATGATGCTGGCTCAGTCCTGGCCATGGCTACCAACTGGGATGAACTAGAAATTCAGGAGGAAGCAGAGTCTGGCAGCAGCATCACATCCAAGATCAGACTCCCTATCCAG CCGTCCTGGTATGTACAGTCCTTCCTGTTCAGCTTGTGCCAGGAAATTAATCGGGTTGGAGGCCATGCCCTGCCCAAGGTGAcgctgcaagagatgctgaaaagCTGTATGGTTCAAGTAGTAGCTGCCTATGAGAAACTCTCTGGAGAAAACCAGATGAAG GGACGGGGAATTCATTTGCAGAAAGAAGGTGCATTTCCAATGACCCAGAATCGGGCACTGCAGCTGCTTTATGATCTGCGTTATCTCAACATTGTTCTGGCAGCCAAGGGTGAAGAGGTGAAAAGTGGTCGCAGCAAACAGGACTCCAG AACCGAGAAAGTGACCGACTATTTGGAAGCACTCATCGACCCCTTTGACCTGGATGTTTTCACACCCCACCTCAACAGCAACCTGAATCGCCTGGTGCAGCGCACTTCC GTTCTCTTTGGACTGGTCACCGGGACAGAGAATCAGTTCACCCCCAGGAGCAGTACATTCAACTCCCAAGAACCCCATAACATACTGCCACTGGCATCAAGTCAGATCAG GTTTGGGCTTCTTCCACTGAGCATGACAAGCACTCGAAAGGCCAAATCCACCAGCAGAAGCATTGAATCAAAAGCCCAG GTCGTCCCCCCGGCACTCTCCCGAGCAGATGACCCGGCGCATCCTGGCTCCTTATTCAGACAGCTTGTCAGTGAGGAAGAAGACTCATCTACACCTTCATTATTCAAACTCGGTTGGCTCTCTAGTATGACTAAATAA